A single Defluviitalea saccharophila DNA region contains:
- the gtfA gene encoding sucrose phosphorylase: MALKNKVQLITYPDSLGGNLQTLHDVLLKYFRDIFEGGVHILPPFPSSGDRGFAPLTYFEIEPKFGTWNDIKKIGEKFDVLLDLMVNHISKESVYFQDFLKKGKESEYADLFITLDKLWEDGNPVQEDINKMFLRRRVPYSVVTIESTGKEEKVWTTFGKTDPSEQIDLDIKSEKAKQLLTDFFTNFSKNNVKIVRLDAVGYVIKKLGTSCFFVEPEIYEFLDWIKQMADSLGIELLPEVHAHYLTQYKLAKRGFWIYDFILPYTILETLILKSSKRLCEYLKYRPNNQFTMLDCHDGIPVKPDLDDLLNISDARKVVDLCVERGAELSLIVSDEHKDKDGFDVHQIDCTYYSALNCNDDAYLAARAIQFFAPGVPQVYYVGLLAGENDYESFKATGEKRALNRHNYTLNEIEESIQKEVVQRLLKLIRFRNEYPAFDGEFNVIDCPDNEIRLSWKKDDKFCTLFIDLETNQSRIEYANDEGEILEYII, encoded by the coding sequence ATGGCATTAAAAAATAAGGTACAGCTTATTACATATCCGGATTCCCTTGGAGGAAATCTGCAAACTCTTCATGATGTACTATTAAAATATTTCAGAGATATTTTTGAAGGGGGCGTTCATATTTTACCCCCATTTCCTTCTTCGGGTGACAGGGGATTTGCTCCTCTTACATATTTTGAAATAGAACCTAAGTTTGGTACTTGGAATGACATCAAAAAAATAGGAGAAAAATTTGATGTTCTGTTAGATTTGATGGTGAATCATATTTCTAAAGAGTCGGTGTATTTTCAAGATTTCCTGAAAAAAGGCAAAGAGTCGGAGTATGCCGATTTATTTATTACTTTAGACAAACTTTGGGAAGATGGGAATCCGGTACAAGAGGATATTAATAAAATGTTTCTTAGAAGGAGGGTGCCTTATTCTGTTGTTACCATAGAAAGCACCGGCAAAGAAGAAAAGGTCTGGACTACTTTTGGAAAGACCGATCCGTCAGAGCAAATTGACTTAGATATAAAATCTGAAAAGGCAAAACAGCTTTTAACAGATTTCTTTACAAACTTCAGTAAGAACAATGTAAAGATAGTAAGGCTGGATGCTGTTGGATATGTCATAAAAAAGCTTGGAACCAGCTGCTTTTTTGTGGAACCGGAAATCTATGAATTCCTGGATTGGATTAAACAAATGGCAGATTCTTTAGGTATTGAATTGCTGCCGGAAGTTCATGCGCACTATTTGACACAATATAAATTAGCGAAGCGAGGATTCTGGATTTATGATTTTATTCTTCCTTACACCATATTAGAAACACTCATCCTAAAATCCAGTAAAAGACTTTGCGAATATCTGAAGTATCGTCCTAATAATCAATTTACAATGTTGGATTGCCATGACGGAATTCCGGTTAAACCGGATCTGGATGATTTGCTTAATATAAGCGATGCAAGAAAAGTAGTGGATCTATGTGTTGAAAGAGGTGCAGAACTTAGTCTAATAGTATCCGATGAACATAAGGATAAAGATGGCTTTGATGTTCACCAAATAGATTGCACATATTACTCCGCCCTTAACTGTAATGATGATGCTTATTTAGCCGCAAGGGCAATACAGTTTTTTGCTCCTGGAGTTCCACAAGTTTATTATGTTGGTCTTTTAGCGGGAGAAAATGATTATGAAAGTTTCAAAGCAACCGGAGAAAAACGGGCATTGAACAGACATAACTATACCCTTAATGAGATCGAAGAGTCCATTCAAAAAGAGGTCGTACAAAGACTCCTGAAGCTGATCCGATTCAGAAATGAATATCCTGCTTTTGATGGGGAGTTTAATGTGATTGATTGTCCTGATAACGAAATTCGACTTAGCTGGAAGAAGGATGATAAATTCTGTACATTGTTTATAGATTTAGAAACCAATCAATCAAGAATAGAATATGCCAATGATGAAGGGGAAATTCTCGAATACATCATCTGA
- a CDS encoding 3'-5' exonuclease, whose translation MYFIIFDLEFNQGYDFKKTGKPVSNPKCPFEIVEIGAVKLNESLEAVECFHSLIKPKIYKRLHPFVKDMTKISNEDLSHAPSFSEVYKNFLKFIDSEYDVFCVWGTVDLKELYRNALYHRLHKKRLPQRYIDIQSIAASHLNNPNGSSIGLRNAVEMLNIPLDNEFHNALFDATYTAEIFKRLYSKDIKPETYNYSTLSAAKKSVQPKTKKRLDKRSLFLQFEKMFNRKLSSEEKEMIKLAYKMGQTNQFMIEDNKKST comes from the coding sequence ATGTATTTTATAATATTCGACCTGGAATTTAATCAAGGCTATGATTTCAAAAAGACGGGAAAGCCTGTGAGTAATCCTAAATGCCCCTTTGAAATCGTAGAAATCGGAGCTGTCAAGTTAAATGAGTCGCTGGAAGCGGTAGAATGTTTTCATTCCTTAATTAAACCTAAAATCTACAAGCGTCTGCATCCTTTCGTTAAGGATATGACCAAGATTTCTAATGAGGACTTAAGTCATGCTCCAAGTTTTTCTGAAGTGTATAAAAACTTTTTAAAGTTTATAGACAGTGAATATGATGTTTTCTGTGTATGGGGTACTGTGGATTTAAAAGAATTATACAGAAATGCCTTATATCATCGTCTTCATAAAAAACGGCTGCCTCAAAGATATATAGATATTCAATCCATAGCTGCTTCCCATTTAAATAATCCTAACGGAAGCAGTATAGGGCTAAGAAATGCCGTGGAAATGCTAAATATTCCACTGGATAACGAGTTCCATAATGCCCTTTTTGATGCCACATACACTGCTGAAATATTTAAACGATTATATTCTAAAGATATTAAGCCTGAAACATATAACTACTCAACGCTCTCTGCTGCAAAAAAATCGGTTCAACCTAAAACTAAGAAACGCTTAGACAAAAGAAGTTTATTTCTTCAATTTGAAAAAATGTTTAATCGTAAGCTCAGTTCTGAAGAAAAGGAAATGATTAAGCTAGCCTATAAAATGGGCCAGACAAATCAATTTATGATAGAAGATAACAAAAAAAGCACATAA
- a CDS encoding DNA gyrase/topoisomerase IV subunit B — translation MPKHKKENGYGNDSISLLKGADRVRLRPSVIFGSDGLSGCQHAFFEILANSIDEAREGFGNRIEVTLFKDHSIMVRDYGRGIPLDYNEKEQRYNWELVFCELYAGGKYDNNTGENYEFSLGLNGLGSCATQYSSEYMDVTVYRDGFRYDLHFEKGNNIGGMKKEKCDPGYTGTIIKWKPDIEVFTDIRIPITYFQETLNKQAVVNAGLTFVFRDEFEAKTYEYRYENGIIDYIKEISQDKNFSSIQFFETETTGRDREDKPEYKVKMQIGFCFSNEINLLEYFHNSSFLEYGGAPDKAVKSAFVYAIDQYLKSENKYNKSEKKITFTDVQDSLILVSNSFSTITSYENQTKKAITNIFIQEAMTAFLKKQLEVYFIENKDEAEKIANQVLINKRSREKAEKTRIDIKKQLGGKIDVVNRVKKFVDCRTKDVSKRELYIVEGDSALGSCKMGRNAEFQAIMPVRGKILNCLKADDHKIFKSEIITDLLKVLGCGVELHNKHTKDLHTFDLNKLRWDKIIICTDADVDGYQIRTLILTMLYRLVPTLIEKGKVYIAETPLYEIRTKKKTWFAYNESEKNRILSHIKGHYTIQRSKGLGENDPDMMWETTMNPETRRLIQILPDDIELTKEIFEMLLGDRLTERKNYISEFGHLYLDHMDVI, via the coding sequence ATGCCAAAACATAAAAAAGAAAACGGATATGGGAACGATAGTATATCATTATTAAAAGGAGCTGACCGTGTTAGGTTAAGACCCAGTGTTATATTTGGTTCTGACGGACTAAGCGGATGTCAGCATGCATTTTTTGAAATACTCGCCAATTCCATTGATGAAGCAAGGGAAGGTTTTGGAAATAGAATAGAGGTCACATTATTTAAAGACCACTCTATTATGGTTCGAGATTATGGCAGGGGAATCCCCTTAGATTATAATGAGAAAGAACAAAGATACAATTGGGAATTGGTTTTTTGTGAACTTTATGCTGGGGGAAAATATGACAACAATACTGGTGAAAACTATGAATTTAGCTTAGGATTAAATGGCCTTGGAAGCTGTGCCACTCAATATAGTTCAGAATATATGGATGTCACTGTATATCGGGATGGCTTCAGATATGATTTGCATTTTGAAAAGGGCAATAATATCGGAGGCATGAAAAAGGAAAAATGCGATCCAGGCTATACAGGAACCATTATAAAATGGAAGCCGGATATAGAAGTTTTCACGGATATTCGTATACCGATTACTTATTTTCAAGAAACTTTAAATAAGCAAGCAGTGGTGAATGCAGGGTTAACTTTTGTATTCAGGGATGAATTTGAAGCTAAAACTTATGAATATCGCTATGAAAACGGAATCATAGATTATATCAAAGAAATCAGCCAGGATAAAAACTTTTCCTCCATTCAATTTTTTGAAACCGAAACAACGGGAAGAGACAGAGAGGATAAACCTGAGTATAAAGTAAAAATGCAGATTGGCTTTTGCTTCAGCAATGAAATTAATCTGTTGGAGTATTTTCATAACTCCAGTTTCTTAGAGTACGGCGGTGCACCGGATAAGGCTGTAAAAAGTGCCTTTGTATATGCCATTGACCAATACTTAAAATCAGAAAATAAATATAATAAGAGCGAAAAGAAGATTACTTTTACGGATGTTCAGGACAGTCTGATTTTAGTAAGCAATTCTTTTTCTACGATTACGAGTTATGAAAATCAAACGAAGAAAGCGATTACCAATATTTTTATTCAAGAAGCCATGACCGCTTTCCTGAAGAAACAGCTGGAAGTTTACTTTATAGAAAACAAAGACGAAGCTGAAAAAATTGCAAATCAGGTGCTCATTAATAAAAGAAGCCGCGAAAAGGCAGAAAAAACTCGCATTGACATCAAAAAGCAATTAGGAGGCAAAATCGATGTTGTCAATCGAGTAAAAAAATTCGTGGATTGCAGAACTAAGGATGTTTCAAAGAGAGAATTGTATATTGTTGAAGGAGATTCTGCCCTGGGTTCTTGTAAGATGGGAAGAAATGCGGAATTCCAGGCGATTATGCCCGTTAGAGGTAAAATATTAAACTGTTTAAAAGCAGACGACCATAAAATATTTAAAAGTGAAATCATAACTGATCTCTTAAAAGTCCTGGGCTGCGGTGTAGAACTTCACAACAAACATACCAAAGACCTTCATACCTTTGACCTAAACAAACTTAGATGGGATAAAATCATTATATGTACCGACGCAGATGTGGATGGATATCAGATCCGTACATTGATTTTAACCATGCTGTATAGATTGGTGCCCACATTAATTGAAAAGGGTAAAGTCTATATTGCAGAAACGCCCTTATATGAAATCAGAACGAAGAAAAAGACCTGGTTTGCATATAATGAGTCAGAAAAAAATCGTATTTTATCTCATATAAAAGGGCACTATACCATCCAGCGTTCAAAAGGTCTTGGTGAAAATGACCCTGATATGATGTGGGAGACAACCATGAATCCGGAGACAAGGAGATTAATCCAAATCCTTCCGGATGATATAGAATTAACGAAGGAAATCTTTGAAATGCTGTTAGGAGATCGTTTAACGGAAAGAAAAAATTATATTTCTGAATTTGGTCATCTTTATTTAGATCATATGGACGTTATATAA
- a CDS encoding glycoside hydrolase family 32 protein → MENTKTKAADQFIKANKSKLNTQYRLNYHLMGEFGWINDPNGFIFYRDKFHLFYQHYPYESVWGPMHWGHATSDDLIQWEYQPIALAPDTEFDKDGCFSGSSLEKDGMLFMIYTGHSYINQDKSKYRQTQGMAYSKDGIHFIKYEGNPILGIDQIPEDASKEDFRDPKVIYAEGFYYMLVGSKDGKDQGQVLLYQSKDLLHWEFVNILIKGDKNTGVNWECPDVFQLQGKDILIVSPQYMKAQGNDYHNLHSSIYFIGELNLKEGIFTSSKYAPIDYGFDFYAPQTAIDHKGRRIMIGWMDMWESEMPTQSRGDHWAGAMTLPREVILKDNKLFLKPIDEIKKYRQNQYILEYLELIGENFLNTTGDCYELNAVFEPKNSEEFGFKLRASKNEETVLSYSVKDKLFKFNRDHSGIGPRGERKTNMDLINNQLSLRIFVDKSSVEIFLNNGEKVMSGRIYPGEDAIHIKAFSKGGSAILSLEKWDIVL, encoded by the coding sequence ATGGAGAACACAAAAACAAAAGCAGCAGATCAGTTTATTAAGGCTAACAAATCCAAACTGAATACCCAATATAGATTAAACTATCATTTGATGGGGGAATTTGGTTGGATAAATGATCCCAATGGGTTTATTTTTTACAGGGACAAATTTCATTTGTTTTATCAGCATTATCCCTATGAATCGGTATGGGGACCAATGCATTGGGGGCATGCAACCAGTGATGATTTAATTCAATGGGAGTATCAGCCAATAGCATTGGCTCCCGATACGGAATTTGACAAGGACGGCTGTTTTTCAGGCAGTTCGCTTGAAAAGGACGGAATGCTTTTCATGATATATACCGGTCATTCTTACATTAATCAGGATAAGTCAAAGTACAGGCAAACTCAGGGCATGGCGTATTCTAAAGACGGAATTCATTTTATTAAATATGAAGGTAATCCTATATTGGGCATTGACCAAATTCCAGAAGACGCCAGTAAAGAAGATTTTCGCGATCCAAAGGTCATTTATGCCGAGGGTTTTTATTACATGTTGGTAGGGTCAAAGGATGGAAAAGATCAAGGTCAAGTTCTTCTTTATCAATCTAAAGATTTATTGCATTGGGAATTTGTAAATATTCTCATAAAAGGGGACAAAAACACGGGCGTGAATTGGGAGTGCCCTGATGTATTTCAACTTCAAGGCAAAGATATTTTAATAGTATCTCCGCAGTATATGAAAGCCCAAGGAAATGATTATCATAATCTGCATTCATCAATTTATTTTATAGGTGAACTGAATCTAAAAGAAGGCATATTTACTTCCAGTAAATATGCTCCTATTGACTATGGTTTTGATTTTTATGCTCCACAAACTGCCATTGACCATAAAGGGCGAAGAATCATGATAGGTTGGATGGATATGTGGGAATCTGAAATGCCCACACAAAGCAGAGGAGATCATTGGGCAGGGGCTATGACTCTTCCTAGAGAAGTGATTTTAAAAGATAATAAATTATTTTTAAAACCCATAGATGAAATTAAAAAATACAGGCAAAATCAATACATTTTGGAATATTTAGAGTTAATAGGCGAAAACTTTTTAAACACTACCGGAGACTGCTATGAATTGAATGCGGTTTTTGAACCAAAAAATTCAGAAGAATTTGGGTTCAAACTCCGTGCAAGCAAAAACGAAGAAACAGTATTATCCTATAGTGTCAAAGATAAATTATTTAAATTCAATAGAGATCACTCTGGTATAGGTCCCAGGGGTGAAAGAAAAACGAACATGGATTTAATCAATAACCAACTATCCCTTAGAATTTTTGTAGACAAATCTTCTGTAGAGATATTCCTTAATAATGGAGAAAAGGTTATGAGTGGACGAATTTACCCTGGGGAAGATGCTATTCATATAAAAGCCTTCTCAAAAGGGGGAAGTGCCATCTTGTCCCTTGAAAAATGGGATATTGTATTATAA
- a CDS encoding L,D-transpeptidase family protein has product METKNLLLFRFYKTFFILAIILVSFIGFNTIFVYADETNTSLTEEINEEVGEEESFGQEEAFEKEIEVDDKEESENIQENNIEEETVKEETIEETKRIEITLEECIKELFKMYNPNEIKMPLNDEYILYGENQGFLKGIPDRNKDQLLTRGNLARIICNVLNIQPIYSKDPLFNDIKGQLNEEYIKAAYAEYLMDGITASSFSPNSTVKRDEFEKIIENLKSYKENPKDFKEKMKAQSGNEKAEKIKKLLSMSTYKSAAKKIETGTFMGILEKSKGKTFINGYEIPSFTYNNSTVVLLSDLKNYGFNLEWNDGLKAIFVHRAVDKNITGIDSGEIKKKEESLINKEVVYTNISVYAGNRRIPCYSVDNSSIIYINDLSPFGNVVWNGERKEVNVTLNNDVFKDGLNIKLLGNKVYNYYDTAIDVEVVHLWYDEKNKAFSTEADVFYGIPRNGYETIHLEKYESYEKKIYFGTIIKKTNLIENRLYENDINYYKSQRIIDYVCGVSKDSDEYLFSLVKPSIIIGTMKRAAGGFNKGEKVEILYGEDGSWYQCKSVSTGKTGRIPWGSVSIPPDPPTNKNQMTKEQLEAFVNKKGFTSQTNYFVWTDLDRQITHVFKKENGRWKLVRSMLCSTGRNITPTPRGFFTIKERGAYFGKGYMCKNWVQIWGDYLYHSVIMDVTGTYILENNVLGKRASHGCIRFSLENSKWFYDTIPRHTTVWIN; this is encoded by the coding sequence ATGGAAACAAAAAACTTACTTTTGTTTCGGTTTTATAAGACATTCTTTATACTGGCAATCATCCTAGTATCATTCATCGGGTTCAATACTATTTTTGTATATGCAGATGAGACGAATACATCTCTTACCGAAGAGATTAATGAAGAAGTGGGCGAAGAAGAAAGTTTTGGACAAGAAGAAGCCTTCGAAAAAGAAATAGAAGTAGATGATAAAGAAGAATCAGAAAATATTCAAGAAAATAATATTGAAGAAGAGACTGTGAAAGAAGAAACGATAGAAGAAACCAAAAGAATAGAAATTACTTTAGAAGAATGTATTAAAGAACTTTTTAAAATGTATAATCCCAATGAAATAAAAATGCCTTTAAATGATGAGTATATCCTATATGGGGAAAATCAAGGATTTTTAAAAGGTATTCCCGATAGAAATAAGGATCAACTCCTTACAAGAGGAAATTTAGCGAGAATTATTTGCAATGTACTTAATATCCAGCCGATTTATTCTAAAGATCCCCTTTTTAATGATATTAAAGGTCAATTGAACGAGGAGTACATAAAAGCAGCTTATGCAGAATATTTAATGGATGGTATTACTGCATCAAGCTTTTCACCCAACAGTACAGTAAAAAGAGATGAGTTCGAAAAGATTATAGAGAACCTAAAAAGCTATAAAGAAAATCCCAAAGATTTTAAAGAAAAAATGAAAGCTCAATCGGGCAATGAGAAAGCAGAAAAGATCAAAAAACTCTTATCCATGAGTACATATAAAAGTGCCGCGAAGAAAATAGAAACTGGAACATTTATGGGCATTTTAGAAAAAAGTAAAGGTAAAACCTTTATAAATGGTTATGAGATTCCATCTTTCACATATAATAATTCTACTGTGGTTCTTTTATCCGATTTAAAAAACTACGGATTTAATTTAGAGTGGAATGATGGGCTTAAAGCAATTTTTGTACATAGGGCTGTTGACAAGAACATAACAGGAATAGATTCAGGAGAAATAAAGAAAAAAGAAGAGAGTTTAATCAATAAAGAAGTTGTTTATACGAATATATCTGTCTACGCAGGCAATAGAAGAATTCCCTGTTATAGTGTAGACAATTCTTCAATCATATATATTAATGATTTATCTCCGTTTGGAAATGTGGTTTGGAACGGAGAACGAAAAGAAGTAAATGTGACTTTAAACAATGATGTGTTTAAAGACGGATTGAATATCAAGCTGTTGGGAAATAAAGTATATAATTATTATGATACGGCTATTGATGTGGAAGTCGTTCATCTTTGGTATGATGAAAAAAATAAAGCTTTCAGTACCGAGGCAGACGTTTTCTATGGAATTCCCAGGAATGGCTATGAAACCATTCATTTAGAAAAGTATGAATCCTACGAGAAGAAAATTTACTTTGGAACAATCATTAAAAAGACAAATTTAATAGAAAATCGTTTGTACGAAAATGATATCAACTATTATAAATCACAAAGAATCATTGACTATGTATGCGGTGTTTCAAAGGATTCGGATGAGTATTTGTTTTCTTTAGTAAAGCCTTCAATTATTATCGGCACAATGAAAAGGGCAGCCGGAGGCTTTAATAAAGGAGAAAAAGTGGAGATATTATATGGCGAAGACGGAAGCTGGTATCAATGCAAAAGTGTATCTACAGGAAAAACAGGAAGAATACCTTGGGGTTCCGTTTCCATTCCGCCGGATCCTCCGACCAATAAAAATCAAATGACTAAAGAACAGCTGGAAGCTTTTGTGAACAAAAAAGGCTTTACAAGTCAGACCAATTATTTCGTATGGACAGATTTAGACAGACAAATCACCCATGTATTTAAAAAAGAAAACGGTAGATGGAAACTTGTCCGCAGCATGCTTTGTTCTACGGGACGCAACATTACTCCGACTCCAAGAGGCTTCTTTACCATCAAAGAACGGGGAGCATATTTTGGAAAAGGGTATATGTGCAAAAATTGGGTTCAGATTTGGGGAGATTATTTATACCATTCTGTAATTATGGATGTAACCGGCACTTACATTTTAGAAAATAATGTTTTAGGTAAAAGGGCGTCCCATGGGTGTATAAGATTTTCCCTTGAAAACAGTAAATGGTTTTATGATACCATTCCAAGACATACAACCGTATGGATTAATTAG
- a CDS encoding LacI family DNA-binding transcriptional regulator, which translates to MATIKDVAKVAGVTVTTVSRVLNNRGYISDATRKKVYDAMKELDYQPNELARSLYRRKSNIIGLILPNVSHPFFAELTSYIESYAYEAGYKVLICNSYQDMAKEKDYVEMLKRNQVDGIIMGSHTIDTSDYLSPSFPIVALDRYLSNNIPFVTSDNYNGGFLATNLLIDKGCKKIAHISGPLEINTPANKRYQAFVDVASSRNVEYIVQEAKLDIFNSYKKLIYSLFIDHPDIDGIFTSSDMIATAAIHVANEVGKEIPKDIKIVGYDDISFASFIVPPLTTVQQPIKEMGELAVKVLFDQIEGKQVELENILPIRLVERKTT; encoded by the coding sequence ATGGCGACAATAAAAGACGTAGCAAAGGTGGCAGGAGTTACCGTAACAACGGTTTCGAGAGTATTAAATAACAGAGGATATATTAGTGATGCCACAAGAAAGAAAGTTTATGACGCTATGAAAGAATTGGACTATCAGCCGAATGAGCTTGCCCGTTCATTGTATAGGAGGAAATCTAATATAATCGGATTGATTCTTCCTAATGTATCCCATCCGTTTTTTGCTGAGTTAACGAGTTACATAGAGTCTTATGCTTATGAAGCAGGATACAAAGTTTTAATCTGCAATTCATACCAGGACATGGCTAAAGAAAAAGATTACGTAGAAATGTTAAAAAGAAACCAAGTAGATGGGATCATCATGGGAAGCCATACCATAGATACTTCAGATTATCTTTCTCCCTCATTCCCCATTGTGGCGTTAGATAGATATTTGTCGAACAATATACCTTTTGTAACATCTGATAACTATAATGGAGGGTTTCTTGCTACCAATCTTCTCATAGATAAAGGGTGCAAGAAGATTGCACATATAAGCGGACCTTTAGAAATTAACACCCCGGCAAACAAAAGATATCAAGCTTTTGTAGATGTTGCATCCAGCAGAAATGTGGAGTATATTGTGCAGGAAGCAAAATTAGATATTTTTAACAGCTACAAAAAGCTGATATATAGTCTTTTCATAGATCATCCGGACATAGATGGTATCTTTACCAGCAGCGACATGATAGCAACTGCTGCCATTCATGTTGCAAATGAAGTGGGTAAAGAAATACCTAAAGATATAAAAATCGTAGGATATGATGATATTAGTTTTGCTTCTTTTATAGTACCTCCTTTAACTACAGTACAGCAGCCTATTAAAGAAATGGGAGAGTTAGCTGTAAAAGTTTTATTTGATCAAATTGAAGGCAAACAGGTAGAATTAGAAAACATTTTACCGATCCGTTTAGTTGAACGAAAAACAACATAA
- a CDS encoding sugar kinase — protein sequence MFKFNETIDFPHRENDVLAVGELLIDMITSDYCDDFSCDHFNKFFGGSPANIAMNTKRLGIHSVVASAVGDDGFGNFLINHLEEAGIDSSCVEKTKFSTSLVVVSKSKNSPIPIFYREADYHLEYTQTLERAVKNSKILHFSCWPISRQPSRNTIEKIIKTAKEHKVLICFDPNYHPMLWEKEEDGSEYVKKMIRQVDIIKPSEDDAQRLFGKDTPTNQINKYLNLGAKLVIMTLGAEGAIVSNGEETIKLDTLATEVVDTTGAGDAFWSGFYAGIVKGYTIREALDLGFAVSAYKLKNLGAVVEMPKIEEIKRMYKL from the coding sequence ATGTTTAAGTTTAACGAAACCATTGATTTTCCACATAGAGAAAATGATGTTCTGGCAGTAGGAGAATTACTTATAGATATGATTACCTCCGACTATTGTGATGACTTTAGCTGTGATCACTTTAATAAGTTCTTTGGAGGGTCACCGGCAAATATTGCTATGAATACAAAAAGGCTGGGTATTCATTCTGTCGTTGCATCTGCTGTGGGAGATGATGGATTTGGAAACTTTTTAATCAATCATTTAGAAGAGGCAGGAATCGATAGCAGCTGCGTTGAGAAAACTAAATTTTCAACCAGTTTAGTTGTTGTATCGAAGAGTAAAAATAGTCCTATTCCCATTTTTTATAGAGAAGCAGATTATCATTTAGAATATACCCAAACGCTGGAACGAGCTGTAAAGAATTCAAAGATTCTGCATTTTTCCTGTTGGCCAATTTCAAGACAGCCTTCAAGAAATACGATTGAAAAAATCATTAAAACTGCGAAAGAGCATAAAGTTCTTATTTGTTTTGACCCCAATTATCATCCGATGTTATGGGAAAAAGAAGAAGACGGTTCAGAATATGTGAAAAAAATGATTCGTCAAGTAGACATCATTAAACCTTCTGAGGATGATGCTCAGCGGTTGTTTGGAAAAGATACTCCTACGAATCAAATTAATAAGTATTTAAACTTAGGCGCCAAGTTAGTGATTATGACGCTTGGGGCTGAGGGAGCGATCGTTTCCAACGGAGAAGAAACAATAAAATTGGATACATTAGCAACGGAAGTCGTTGATACCACTGGCGCAGGGGATGCTTTTTGGTCAGGATTTTATGCAGGCATTGTAAAAGGTTATACCATCAGAGAAGCCTTGGATTTAGGTTTTGCAGTCAGTGCCTATAAACTAAAGAACCTGGGGGCTGTTGTTGAAATGCCAAAGATTGAAGAGATAAAAAGGATGTATAAATTATAG
- a CDS encoding phosphatase PAP2 family protein, which yields MEIQLEIIKYIQAFRSDFLDQFFELITLTGEEIFLVLIFSFIYCCINKDFGYRLGFFLLSNVIFNSGLKSFFHTTRPIGESGITSIRVETATGYSFPSGHTQSASGFWMMIMNYIHKRWMYILGTLMIILVGLSRLYLGVHWPIDVFGGIVFSLIWFVVLNAAMNYAEKAHKSLIFILIFIPLALIIIWVRGENEIKMFGCIIGLFFGYLIETKYINFKIQGSFIRRILHWMLGIIILVLIKYGLKAILPSNNLSYFLQYALICLWVIAGIPFFFMNRLQKNN from the coding sequence ATGGAAATACAACTTGAGATCATAAAATATATTCAAGCTTTTCGTTCTGATTTTCTGGATCAGTTTTTTGAACTGATTACTCTAACCGGGGAAGAAATTTTTTTAGTGCTTATTTTTAGTTTTATATATTGCTGTATTAATAAAGACTTCGGTTATAGACTGGGATTTTTCTTACTGAGTAATGTTATCTTTAATTCAGGGTTAAAAAGCTTTTTTCATACAACACGACCAATAGGAGAATCAGGAATTACTTCGATCCGTGTAGAAACTGCCACAGGCTATTCTTTCCCCAGCGGTCATACTCAATCTGCTTCAGGTTTTTGGATGATGATTATGAATTATATCCATAAAAGGTGGATGTATATATTGGGGACCCTAATGATTATTCTTGTAGGATTGTCGAGATTATATCTGGGCGTTCATTGGCCGATCGATGTGTTTGGAGGTATTGTTTTCTCTTTAATATGGTTTGTTGTTCTAAATGCAGCAATGAACTATGCTGAGAAGGCCCATAAGTCTTTAATCTTTATTCTTATTTTTATACCTTTGGCCCTGATCATTATTTGGGTTCGCGGTGAAAATGAAATCAAAATGTTTGGCTGCATAATAGGATTATTTTTTGGCTATTTAATAGAAACTAAATACATAAACTTTAAAATTCAAGGGAGTTTTATAAGAAGAATCCTTCATTGGATGTTAGGTATTATCATTTTAGTACTTATAAAATATGGACTTAAGGCTATTTTGCCTTCTAATAATCTTTCCTACTTCCTACAATATGCATTGATTTGTTTATGGGTTATTGCAGGAATTCCTTTTTTCTTTATGAACCGTTTACAAAAAAACAACTAA